In Pyrus communis chromosome 1, drPyrComm1.1, whole genome shotgun sequence, the following are encoded in one genomic region:
- the LOC137732705 gene encoding uncharacterized protein encodes MERDVIDHHRKSFSRCLMSPSCFPVQEEMEYARIRSCSQRKRSPRWRNLLRRLLSDRGRSICGSKTRSFQHDAVSYSQNFDDGCHLHEEPRRHLQVTLPDVRWDGST; translated from the coding sequence ATGGAGAGAGATGTCATTGATCATCACAGAAAATCTTTTTCCAGGTGTTTGATGTCTCCTTCGTGCTTTCCGGTGCAAGAAGAAATGGAGTACGCTCGCATCCGCAGCTGcagccaaagaaaaagaagcccTAGATGGCGGAACTTGCTTCGGAGGTTGTTGAGTGATAGGGGCAGAAGCATATGCGGGTCGAAAACTAGGTCGTTTCAGCACGATGCTGTCAGCTACTCGCAGAATTTTGATGACGGGTGTCATTTACATGAAGAACCAAGACGCCATTTGCAGGTTACGCTTCCTGATGTGAGATGGGATGGTTCCACTTGA